The genomic stretch TTTCGTTGTCCTTTGTAGTTAGAGATGGGAGACCGGTGGAATGCGTTgaccgtcggtggtggccagagaaggaagcaaaccctaggggtgaaatctaaactttttaaactttgaggatgggttgaggtgttagtttttaaaacttgaaggagggaaaaggtgaaattttaaagttttgaggtttataattaaaatgacgattttatctctgtccctaactgaaaaatggATGACAGTTTGGTTATGGGTAGAAAAAGTGATTTTTGATCTGTcgtgggtataggtttgagaatgggATAAAAAATGAGTGGGAAACAGTCCTTTTCCCATTTAAGAATGGTTACTTCTAAAAATACGTAcatctaaaattatatatgaaatggtTGTTCCcgaaatttgagttttaatatttttttgaaatacaaGGGTAATTAATAAGTCATTTCTTAGGGTGGATAGGAAATAGCCAAATATTGAATATTCCATTGTTGCCAACATATTAGAGGTTCTTTGATTCTtagtaaacaaaaaaatttttggtaatctattttttattactaatattattttatttgatttatcaaaaataaaatattacgataatcttttattactaatagtgatataaaaggtaatataagtgttaatctgattattacatttaccttagatattaaaagattatcaaagtaaatttgattttgtaataattttattcttacttattaattttttaagactaaaatacccttgattttaattaatataacaagtaatatgaatatattttaaaataattatacctaagaacatttaagtaaataatatttttttatttttttattacctataatcaaacacaataattttttatacttattaatttttatcaaatatagtaataatttatactcaataatctttatggtaatttttttatatttgataataaaatattacctgaACCAAATGCATGTAGGGTTTGATGAGTCTACCCTTGTATAAAGTAAATTTGGACTCACTTAACCCATTTGCAAAAATTCATCTGAGACTCTCCAacaaatttttcaacaaaaatccAACCACTCTCAGTGTCTCATGCTCTCTTTTCTCACCTTGTGGTTCTTCTTCACACTATATGAGACAATTGTTGTTTGCAATAGTTGTTATCATTAATGTTGATGTAGATCTAGAAGAATTAAAGTGATTGTAGTgttcaaaacaagaaaaatagttaatacaaattttttttacatacaTTGTAGAAATCGAATGATAATGTGATGTTAATCGAGATGTTAGGGTCAAAGACTTTTAATGAAGTTGCGATTCTAGGGTTAATTGTGTATTTTGTTGGaatttattattgtattgtTGAGTTACTTGTGAATGGGATTGTCAATGAAAGGAGTAAGAGTCAAAGATAGAGCCAATTGGACAAGATTTCAATGTTTTCAACAACTAATGCTTTTTACCTAGTTTGAAAACCAATGAAGGTAAGGggttatatgtaattttaactTATTGTTTTGGGGGccttatatatacatattaaaatatgcATAATACACTAAGAAGCAATTGAAACTTTAAATAAGCGATGTGGCCCTTGTGGGGGTTCTATGTAATTTTTACCTAGAGTAATATACCAAGGGGTACTTGAATATTTACGAAGTGTTGTGGggttatatgtaattttcaaaaaaattataccttaaagatgttattgaaattttattaagcATTATGGGGGTTATAATAATTTCACCAGAAGTAGTATACTATCGATatatttggtttggataatattttattatcaaaattgaaagattaatattattatatctgataaaatttgataagtataaataattattgtgttcagttaaaaataataaaatattactaacatattattttacttaaatgtctttaagaataattattctaaaatattttttatgttactgattatattaattaaaaataaggttaATTGTgtcctaaaaaatattaaataaaaatataattataataaagtcaaaattattttgataattttttaatatttaagataaatgttataattaaattatcttttatattacctgttatattactattagtaatagaagatggctgaaattttttattattttaaaattaaataaaataatataaataataaaaattatcaaaataattttacctttccTTAAGgaggtaattaaaattttactaagcATCGTTggtgttatattatatgtaatatttgcAATTCACTAAAGGGGTGATTGAAACACTAGCATAATATGTTAAGGGggtaattgataatttttacaTAGCATAGTAGATATGTAGCATAATATCGATATTAATACTCTTTATAAATGCATTTAATAGCAACTATACTAGATTGTATCAAATAATACAATACACAAAAGTTCAAATTTGGACCCCACAAGAACTAATTGATCAAAGTATTGGAATTATGTAATTACCTATCACAAATtaaacctataaaaaaaatagtgaattaaattatttaactactaaatcaaattaaaacaactTAAACTATTCAAGGCTTTGTTATTTCATACGCAAATAATGGTTTTGAATCACTAAGACAAATGTGTTAACCTAACTATATAATGTAAGTTATAGATTtcttgtaaattattttacttaaatgcttttgaatataattatttttaaatattttttatattatttgttatattaattaaaaataaatttatttttatcttaaaaaattaataaataataaaataattataataaaatcaagattaccttggtaatttttttatatataaggtAAATATGGTAATCATGTTACTATatatattacctatcacgtcagtatttataataaaaaattactgtaatattttattactggcAAATCAAACaaggtaatataagtaataaaagatagattaccaaggtaatttttaaaacactcTAACCAAACGACCCTTTTATAGTTTTCTCGCAAATCTACAAGGTTCCCACTCATCCACACAAAGGAACTAAGACACCAATAACAATAATGGTGTTCGGAATGTTGCGTAGGTGTTAACCTATGAAATTGGGTGAGTGATTAAATGAATTGGTTGTGATTAAAAGCATGTTGGAAATATATAAGTCCTATAAAGGCATCCTATAAAAGGTTTTATGGTATCTATGTTTGTGATATAGTTGTATAATGttagaattttaaatattagtttcGTTGCCTCTTAATGTATTGTAATGCCATAAACCCTAATAGGTGTTGAGACTAAAAATGTTTTCTAAATGACTGAgtttaattaagaattttacaTTATCaaaacttaaagtttgaaaatatacaCCAAATAACTAAGTTTAATGGGGATTAAGTATGAGAATGAAACATGATAAGTATTAAATGTATAAGACTAAGTCTTTCTATTATGAAATGACTCACTCGCTCACTTTCCTTATTGTTTTATGAGTAACAAGAAAAGATGATAATTGCATTGGACAAGtcacaataaaactatatatatatatatatatataacattactcagatattaataaaattacattcttCCATCATTGTTTTACTCTAGGATGATAGAACTATAACGAGAGAATCAATGTGTAACACTGATCATGAAAAACCTATGTGTACACATGATAatcattctagaaacattcaTACTCTATGTATTACTCTAAACTATGACACAAATAATGCTACTTGGagtatcatagtgttgaacgaTTCTTTTAAAAGATAGTGGTAAATCTCACGTGTCAATATTGTTGATTAACAATCTAATACAATACATGAGCGCATGTTGAATAGATATGTTTGTCAAACTAACTTGCTAAGAAGATtctatattaatgataattttaatgtctataaaacatatcttttaacaaaaaatagtaTATGTGATCAATAATTTTTTGACTTAAGAGTATCAGATTGTTTTGTACAACAATCGatataacataattttctttcattaatgtCAAATAACCACAAAATAGTTTAGATGTTATCTAGAGTATCagggtttaaaaattattgccaCATTTAGTagataaatatcatttataccTGTAAGTATTTCTTCGATCAAATGATTATGTATTGCACGcggtttgataaaatgaaaattctcactttcaaatttcaaaaaatcaaattctcacgtattattcatttttgttaataaatttgtatctttaaaaatgactattttgcccttttaaaaagttacaaaacaatcattaacacttaatataaatattaaattattaatatattcgTACCagttatcttttaaatttctaaaaaatatcaaaattcaaacaaactttaaaatattgtattttagttaatttataaaggacataaatattatttttaaaactattgatagatatattaaaatttaaaaaaaattgaaaaccctcaGGAAAGTTGtcattaatttctttaatatttttaaaattacaatttgacctccaaaaattttgaaaagggcaataaaaaaaaggaggaaatgaaaaataaaaataacaaagagaaaaataaaaatatatgtaaaatgatttttctatccttttacttaatataattcattAACAGAAGTggataataagtaaaaattttgcTTTCTGAAGCTTATAGGGtggaaaatgattatttcaaaaaaCCTTTGGTGAGAactagtcttttggcctattttctattattacataaatatttgtaacaataaattatatacaccatttatatatataaataataatatgttattttataattaacgttaatttatttttattttttaacgcTCTAAATAAATAATGAGGCGGGGCTAATATTACGCTAAttgtaaactctacttccaataATATCAACTAACCCGGTAACCCCTCCGGTTTCATTTTTAAAAGGATTACCATTTAACACTTGTCCACTTTTCACTGGACCGTCTTATCGGCTTGTGCAACGAACAGCAGGCACCCTAAAACGGCGACTTCGCCCCCTTCTTCCTCCCGCATTGATTGCTTTCACTTCTTCACTCTCACAGAGCTCTCTTTCGGAACCAACTCTACACTCAAAAGgcatatataaatcaaaagcAGAtttgttttttgggtttttgattAATTACAGCTGATAATTTCTCTAGGTTAGCGCAAACTCAGAGAGACACGTCATGAGCCGCTACGATAGCCGCTCGTCGGACCCCAGCTCATATCGTGACCGTCGAAGGTATGCCtcttattttatctctttcgctgttgttttatatgtttttttttaggtaaatataggtttttgttgggtttttagGTCTAAGAATGTACACAGAGTGAACACAATTGAATGTTGCATTAGTTTCGGTGGATTTGATGtgaatttggttaattttgttgaaatattagttttttattgcTGTTTGTCCATCAAGGAAATATTTTGTAGAACTAGAGTTTGGATAAGTGTAGGAGTATTTGTAATGTGGTTCGAGTgctttatgttaaaaatataatttacgaAAGCAGTTTTGAGAGCTTTCTGCGAAAGTATCTATCCAGTGATATGTTCAGAAATAGTTCAAGTGCTTTTCTTATTTAAAACATGCTTCTCGGGAAATCTCATCAGGTGCATTTTTAATCTGAAAGAGCAGTTAAAGCTAAGCATTACAAAATTGTCCATTATGGAGGATGAATTAATTGAAACGAATTTATGTTGTATGTTATCTTAATTGCCTTTGGCAAAACTCGGAATAGTGGGGATACAAATCTTGATTAAAATTACGAGAATGTTGCCTTTGTTAAGCTTTAGAGACCAATTCGTTTATGGTTTTCATTTGTTGTTTGTGAATGTTGTGTTTTTTTAGTGATTCAGGGTTTGGTGGCTCTTCGGGCTATGGCAGCTCAGTGCGGTCCTCTTCAAGCAGGAGCGAGCATAATAGTGCTGAGCCACCAAGGAAGTTAGATTTGGATGGATTGACTCCTTTTGAGAAGAACTTCTTTGTCGAGTCATCATCAGTGGCTGCAATGTCACAGAGTGAGGTGGAGGAGTATCGACAACAGAGGGAAATTACAGTTGAAGGCCGTGATGTGCCAAAGCCTGTCAAGAGTTTCCGTGACATGGGGTTTCCAGGTAccttttgtttgattttgagattttcttatgtgtatcttttttttctttgtttatgcaTATGTTAGAAAGTATTGTGCGGGAGAGGCTTCAATAATGATTGTATCTGcaaattgtttacaaaataaGTGGGAAGTTAAAATTTGCTGCCATGTTTTTTCATGGCATGAGCTCTGATTCGGTTGTCTGTTTACTCTATAAGCAAACACACTAGGTTgctatttattcatttgtaaaTTTGTTTGGGACCCaacacaaatattattaatattaaataaaataacaataagagGTGTCAACTCTCCCCAAAGGTCGTAGCCTCCCTATTAGTCAAAGGTTGTCCAAAATACCAAAGTAACAATActtttctcttccttcaatCAATCACCTCTATGTATTCTATCAATATCTAACTTTCAAatccaaataatattcaaatcaaatgttttatcctaatatcaaatatcatatcCTAATCTCAAAGATCTtatcctaattaaatatttttatccaaatcatatattgttttaattaattattattattattgaatccTAACAAAATGCAAACAGTGATGCATGTGACTGGTACATGTTACACGAGTAGTAGTTCAAGTGCACTTTTTCACACCTTTGATGAACAGAATACAGTTGATTCCTTGTTTATAAATTCGAAGTTATGCCTTTGTTAGCAGTAGTTATTAATGGAAATTTTCACTTGTAGTGTCTTCTGGGCATTCCATTGATAAAAGAGTATTTCTAATATCTGACTGCAACATTATACGTGATCTGTATTTCatagtttataaaaataaaatcattactcCAAGGCATATTATGGTTAAGTTTTCATTAATCTATCATAATAGAAGAAGTTAGTTAACTTTAATTGTTGAAAAGTTTCTctatcaaataaaagaatattttcttaaaGGCTGTTCATTTGAGTGCACCTACATGGCTGCAGATTATGTTATGCAAGAAATTACTAAAGCTGGCTTTGTTGAGCCAACAGCCATACAATCTCAAGGATGGCCTATGGCTTTGAAGGGTCGTGATCTTATTGGAATTGCTGAAACAGGCTCTGGAAAGACGCTTGCCTATCTTTTACCCGCAATTGTTCATGTTAATGCCCAGCCATTTTTAGGTAAGCTTGTATCTGAGATGGCAAGTATCTTGAATGCTTTATTTCCTTTCATGTTTTGTTCATTAGGTAGGCATAAATGTGGTTATTTTCCCTATATTTTCAGCTCCAGGAGATGGCCCTATTGTGCTAGTTTTAGCTCCAACTCGTGAACTTGCTGTTCAGATTCAACAAGAAGCTACTAAATTTGGTGCATCATCACGGATTAAAAGTACATGCATCTACGGAGGGGTTCCTAAGGGACCTCAAGTGCGTGATCTCCAGAAAGGTAGGTGACCTCTTCATTGTATTTAGGTTGCAACTTTCTTGCATTATATCCCTTAATACATTCTAATTCAGTTAAAGCTGacttattaaaatttcatgtaTGAGTTATTGTCTTTTGTAGTTCTTCTACTTGATGGGATGTTTGTGGGGTGTTGATAccattattatattgatttttgggTTCAGGTGTTGAAATTGTCATTGCTACTCCTGGGAGGTTGATTGATATGTTGGAGTCACACAATACAAATTTGCGAAGAGTAACTTACCTTGTCTTGGATGAGGCTGATCGGATGCTGGACATGGGGTTTGAGCCTCAAATACGGAAGATTGTTTCTCAGGTTTTGTCTTTTTCATCCTAAGATTTTCttccctatatttatctaagtATGTTGTGATGTCTGTCATGGACATATATTCCGCTCTTATTCATCTATTTTCCCTTGCCTATCCTCTTTTTGGTATGGATATTAATCTTATGTTTCCCTCTGCACAGATCCGCCCTGATCGTCAAACATTATATTGGAGTGCCACTTGGCCTAAGGAGGTTGAGCAACTTGCTAGGCAGTTCCTTTACAACCCATACAAAGTAAGATACGTTACAACTCTAGTAGTATTCAATGGGCAACTCTAGTAGTATGTAATGGGCTTCTGTTTTTTGGAAACATCTTCTGTtaaattgttttcaatttatatttcaaCATCAATGCACTTTCAATCATGATATACCATCTGTATTGTTATTGGGCTTTTAGTTTTAAGGTATTTAGGCCTTTTTAAAGAGATAATGTTCTTGTCTATTTCTACATGATCTTGTTGAGTGGTGATTATTCTTCACAACTGTTGCTTTTTTGGAATTCCGCTCAATTGTTGGCAAAGAGCACTTATTTGTCTTTCCGTTGGCATACCTCAGGTGATTATTGGTTCACAGGATTTAAAAGCTAACCATGCAATTCGCCAGCATGTTGATATTGTTTCTGAGAGCCAGAAATATAACAAGTACTGTGCCCTTGATCTTGTTCTTAATGGATTTTTCTCCTTTCATCACTTGTACATCACAGGGGGCTTTTTTTAATTCTGAATGATCTATCTTGTACTCTAGATTGGTAAAGCTGCTGGAGGACATCATGGATGGTAGCCGAATACTGATTTTCATGGATACTAAGAAAGGTTGTGACCAAATTACCCGGCAGCTTCGCATGGATGGATGGCCTGCTCTCTCAATTCATGGAGATAAAAGTCAAGCAGAAAGGGATTGGGTCCTCTCAGAGTTTAAAGCTGGGAAGAGTCCAATAATGACTGCAACAGATGTTGCAGCTCGTGGTTTAGGTATTTACTATCTATCAACGTTATGCTACTGTATGTTGGTTCTTTATCTTACTATTGGACCCTTATTTTTAACTTGACTATGAAGTTGTGTTAACAACCAACAAAAAACTTAGCATCTTCATCTTTTGTGCCATTGTTCAAGCCTTCTTGTGTCTTATTGGATGGCTTCCACATATTTCTCAACCAGTCCAGTAAAACTAGGCTTCACTGGTTCTTTGTGTGTACTCTTGGGTGACCAGCTTTAACATTCGCATTCCTCATTGTTCTGGTCTGCGGCAGATGTCAAGGATGTAAAATATGTGATAAATTATGACTTTCCGGGATCTCTTGAGGATTATGTTCATCGCATTGGTCGAACTGGAAGAGCTGGGGCAAAGGGGACAGCATACACTTTCTTCACAGCAGCAAATGCTAGATTTGCTAAGGAACTGATTACCATACTCCAAGAGGCTGGACAGAAGGTCAGTCCTGAATTGGCAGCTATGGGTCGTGGCCCACCTCCTCTGTCAGGTCAGTTGATGAGTGAATTTATTGTTACAATGCATGTGTAATCAATAtaggttgaattttttttagtgattttCGATGAACTTGAAGTATAAACCCAACTAGATTGGCATTATGCATGTTTAAGTAATCAAATGAGTTTACAGTGCTTTAATTTTTGCTCCCTATGTGATAGCGGATGTTCTCTTTTGTGGCTTAATTTGAGGGGAAAGATTTTTGTTGTATAATCATGGATGATTAGTGCAATACATGAAATGGTCACTTTTGACACTTGTGTGATTTTTGCCTATGCTTTCCTAGCTAATAAACTCTTCTTCTTTGTTATGTTCTTTATGAAAGCAGGGCATGGGGGTTACCGAGACCGTGGGAGAGGTTACAGTGGTGGTCGCTCATGGAACTAAATTTCTTAAGAGGGCCTGTGAGTTTGGTtaccaacataaaaaaaaatcgtGGCCATCACAGCATGCAGATGGGGGAAAACTTGTATGTTTAGAGGATAGATTTTAGATGATATTATTCCTAATATTTGAGGATTTGTTTTTTCCCAATTACTGTTTTATTGGAACCAATGCCTTGTAGAATCAGAGGCCAGATtctgtaaaatatataaaccgtCAAACTCTCTGTACACAAGTGGTGAAAGACCATTTTTGTTTCATCAAAGAATCTTGACTTTTGTTATCAAACTATTTTCTTGGGTTCTATTTGTTGCCATGGGgattttctctttataaaatgGAATGCATCACAGAAAAGAAAAACGGTAGGTGAGGAGTTGGGGTATATTCACACAAAATATGAGGTTCAATTTTGCATTGATAGTTATTAGTTGGTATATTGATGGCAGATATGCTAAACCCATTTAATATTTTGGACCAAACACTTTTGGGCCTAAAGCAATTGCTATGAAGGTAAGCTACAAAATTTGTGATGTGAGACCAATTAGAAGGGATTttccaatattttaaattgcTTTCAAAGAGTGCAAAGTATTTTTCAAATcagaaattgtttttttttcaattcaatcagGAAAAATGACTTTAATATTCTCTAGAGAAACACTTATGGGTTATTGCTATTGAAAGCACATTAGGAGCTACTAGTTTGAAGCTCTTTTGATACCCAAAAAAATGGGGAGTTGCTTGCAAAATTTCAGTCCACTAACATCTTTAACAAAATGGGTGATAAtagaaaaagcaaaataatagCTCAAAATATGTCACACAAAAAAGGTTGTTTTATCATGTAGGACCAATTGTGTCTTGGAGTTTTGGATATGGCTCCCATTAAGCACCTTATTGAATATGTGGCAATCCAGTCCCTAAATTAAGATAAGTGAAACCCTTCTCTTTCTATCTATCTATTTGCACTTGGCAAGCTTGTGGGCAATTTTATAATgtcaaactaattcaatttaacTGCTTATTGAATTAGGCTACTTCTTTTGATTTCATTAAAACTCTATTAACAATGACTATTATTAATAACttataattctataattaagttattttaaattaataataaaataatatcaaattatatgataacacgtattttcatttatatgtaaaaaagaatttcatgttTGTCTTCTTTAGCcataaaaacataacaaaactaATTGTTATCATATacttttatgttaaaaaagggGCAAGCAAGGTTGTTAgctatctctttcttttattctcaaacaaaacaacaaaataacaaaatgagtggtaatagtattaaaaaagcACAAAGTACTAAGCAAATCCATAAAAAAAAGTGATGAGAGGAAATGGATAAGGTGAGGTGTCATACTCATCCTCCACATGAAGCTTGttctaatgaaattatttcaCAGTTACAAGCAATATCAATCATTCATGTGGGTTTATCCATTTTTCAGTAAATTTCTGTGCagaatacaatattttttagattttaattcatGGTTAATCAGTATTCATTGTGTTATAAAATCTGTAAAAGTTTAAGAAAGTTTGAATCTAAAGTCACTCTCTTAATTATAAAGAACTGTCTTCTTGTGATCTTGAAAGGGATGCTCTTTGCAGAGATTGAAAGGTACCCAAGGTAATCTAACAAACGAGAGCTTGGACCCATGTTAGTTATAGTGGTCCAAGAGGAAAAGGGCACCCTAATTTGCCTCCCTAAGTTGCTTCAAAGATGTTCAAGTGGAGTCCTAGTAAGGACCCTTTTGCAGGCAAATTTGTACTTGATGCTACATTGATTGTATCCTTGACCAAAAGAGGGAGAGGTGTGTGGATGAGGCAATGGGTGGACCCAAAGGGCTCTTGTGTCCTTTACGTAGGTGCAACCATGTTAAGAACATGGGTTTGGTCCCATCCCAACCAGCATCAGCATTAGAGATACCTTGATGCCAGATAAATTTGGTCTTACAAGTTGAAAGGCAAACCTTAGTGTTTTTTTGTATAAGCAtgtgtttgttaatttttgtgGTAGTAGCAGGTGAACAAATCATTCATCATGGCCTCAAGTGGCAATAAATGGATCTCACACAACTACCCTTGCGTTGGGGGAACTCAAAACATATCTTATTAGCTAAAACAAACTCTcgtataaattatttgattaataatttatttaattaataatttatttaattttaattatctaattaaatatttaaataaaaaattatcatacgATTggatgagtttaaattaaaaataaaataatattcaatcaattaaatatatataacattactctatatTTATTGTCAAAACTAATACTTTTTTAAGGTAATAaacttgtttaaaaataaagattggTGGAATATCTTGATCA from Mangifera indica cultivar Alphonso chromosome 6, CATAS_Mindica_2.1, whole genome shotgun sequence encodes the following:
- the LOC123218113 gene encoding DEAD-box ATP-dependent RNA helicase 20 isoform X2, with the translated sequence MSQSEVEEYRQQREITVEGRDVPKPVKSFRDMGFPDYVMQEITKAGFVEPTAIQSQGWPMALKGRDLIGIAETGSGKTLAYLLPAIVHVNAQPFLAPGDGPIVLVLAPTRELAVQIQQEATKFGASSRIKSTCIYGGVPKGPQVRDLQKGVEIVIATPGRLIDMLESHNTNLRRVTYLVLDEADRMLDMGFEPQIRKIVSQIRPDRQTLYWSATWPKEVEQLARQFLYNPYKVIIGSQDLKANHAIRQHVDIVSESQKYNKLVKLLEDIMDGSRILIFMDTKKGCDQITRQLRMDGWPALSIHGDKSQAERDWVLSEFKAGKSPIMTATDVAARGLDVKDVKYVINYDFPGSLEDYVHRIGRTGRAGAKGTAYTFFTAANARFAKELITILQEAGQKVSPELAAMGRGPPPLSGHGGYRDRGRGYSGGRSWN
- the LOC123218113 gene encoding DEAD-box ATP-dependent RNA helicase 20 isoform X1; protein product: MSRYDSRSSDPSSYRDRRSDSGFGGSSGYGSSVRSSSSRSEHNSAEPPRKLDLDGLTPFEKNFFVESSSVAAMSQSEVEEYRQQREITVEGRDVPKPVKSFRDMGFPDYVMQEITKAGFVEPTAIQSQGWPMALKGRDLIGIAETGSGKTLAYLLPAIVHVNAQPFLAPGDGPIVLVLAPTRELAVQIQQEATKFGASSRIKSTCIYGGVPKGPQVRDLQKGVEIVIATPGRLIDMLESHNTNLRRVTYLVLDEADRMLDMGFEPQIRKIVSQIRPDRQTLYWSATWPKEVEQLARQFLYNPYKVIIGSQDLKANHAIRQHVDIVSESQKYNKLVKLLEDIMDGSRILIFMDTKKGCDQITRQLRMDGWPALSIHGDKSQAERDWVLSEFKAGKSPIMTATDVAARGLDVKDVKYVINYDFPGSLEDYVHRIGRTGRAGAKGTAYTFFTAANARFAKELITILQEAGQKVSPELAAMGRGPPPLSGHGGYRDRGRGYSGGRSWN